The following coding sequences are from one Roseburia hominis A2-183 window:
- the cas2 gene encoding CRISPR-associated endonuclease Cas2: MLVLITYDVNTQTAAGVRRLARVAKICTNYGQRVQNSVFECIVDQTQYVMLKKQLKDIIDVDKDSVRYYVMGEKYKSKVEHIGVQRAFDVTAPLII; this comes from the coding sequence ATGTTAGTGCTGATTACTTATGACGTGAATACACAGACTGCGGCGGGAGTACGAAGACTTGCCCGGGTAGCGAAAATCTGTACGAATTACGGACAGCGGGTACAAAATTCTGTATTTGAGTGCATTGTTGATCAGACGCAGTATGTCATGTTGAAAAAGCAGTTGAAGGATATCATTGATGTGGATAAAGACAGTGTGAGGTACTATGTCATGGGGGAAAAGTATAAGAGTAAGGTGGAACATATCGGTGTGCAAAGGGCATTTGATGTCACGGCGCCGCTGATTATCTGA
- the cas1c gene encoding type I-C CRISPR-associated endonuclease Cas1c, giving the protein MKKLLNTLYVTTPDVYLALDGENVVVKKEDRVAMRIPIHNVEAIVAFNYVGASPALMRKCNENNVNLSFFHNDSFCARMIGQENGNVVLRKIQYRLSEREGESLAIARNMILGKVHNERYVLERAIRDHALRLDTEKLKDASEQLKQYLRAVKDSGSSEELRGYEGKAASTYFSVFDELILQNKESFVFHGRNKRPPLDNVNAMLSFTYALLVNECAGAAYSVGLDPYVGFLHTDRPGRQSLALDLMEEFRAPVADRFVLTMINKQQINARGFRKMESGAVVMDDDTRRVLIQNWQELKSEEIMHPYLKEKVAVGLLPYVQAMLLARYLRGDINAYPPYFKR; this is encoded by the coding sequence ATGAAGAAATTGCTGAATACTCTTTATGTAACAACACCGGATGTATATCTTGCATTGGATGGAGAAAACGTTGTCGTCAAAAAAGAGGATCGGGTGGCAATGCGGATACCGATTCACAATGTAGAAGCAATCGTTGCGTTTAATTATGTAGGTGCCAGTCCGGCGCTCATGCGCAAATGCAATGAGAACAATGTGAATCTGAGCTTTTTTCACAATGATTCGTTTTGTGCCAGAATGATCGGACAGGAAAACGGTAATGTCGTTTTGCGGAAAATACAATATCGGCTGTCGGAGCGGGAAGGTGAAAGTCTTGCGATTGCAAGAAATATGATTCTCGGAAAGGTACATAATGAGCGTTATGTACTTGAACGGGCAATCCGGGATCATGCATTGCGCCTTGATACAGAAAAGCTAAAAGATGCGTCGGAGCAGTTAAAACAGTATCTAAGAGCGGTGAAAGACAGTGGTAGTTCGGAGGAACTGCGGGGATATGAAGGAAAAGCGGCAAGCACTTATTTTAGTGTATTTGATGAACTGATTCTTCAGAACAAAGAGAGCTTCGTATTTCACGGAAGGAATAAACGTCCACCGCTGGATAATGTCAACGCAATGTTATCATTTACGTATGCGCTGCTGGTAAACGAGTGCGCAGGCGCAGCCTATTCGGTCGGACTTGATCCTTATGTTGGATTTTTGCATACCGACCGTCCGGGAAGGCAGTCATTGGCGTTAGATCTGATGGAAGAATTCCGGGCACCCGTGGCAGACCGTTTTGTTCTTACAATGATTAACAAGCAGCAGATCAATGCAAGAGGGTTCAGAAAAATGGAAAGCGGAGCGGTTGTTATGGATGATGACACACGCAGAGTGCTGATACAGAACTGGCAGGAATTAAAGAGTGAAGAGATCATGCATCCTTACCTAAAAGAAAAAGTAGCTGTCGGGCTGCTGCCATATGTGCAGGCGATGCTGCTTGCCCGGTATCTGCGGGGAGATATCAATGCATATCCACCATATTTTAAACGGTAA
- the cas4 gene encoding CRISPR-associated protein Cas4 produces MEYQEEDYLLLSGIQHFVFCRRQWALIHIEQQWEENVRTFEGRVMHENAHNADFHEKRNGVIMVRAMKVFSREMGISGECDVVEFHPAPEGITLAGQKGTYIAVPVEYKRGKPKPHNADEMQLMAQAMCLEEMLMTRIPKGYLYYGETRRRTEVLFTEELRQSVRSCFEEMHAYYSRKYTPMVKTGTYCRQCSLNNICLPELSGAQPADAYVSEMLKEELQ; encoded by the coding sequence ATGGAATATCAGGAGGAGGATTATTTATTATTATCGGGAATTCAGCATTTCGTTTTTTGCCGCAGACAATGGGCTCTGATTCATATTGAGCAGCAGTGGGAAGAGAATGTACGGACATTTGAGGGAAGGGTCATGCATGAAAATGCGCACAATGCGGACTTTCACGAAAAAAGAAACGGGGTTATCATGGTGCGGGCGATGAAGGTTTTCTCCAGAGAGATGGGAATCAGCGGAGAATGTGATGTTGTGGAGTTTCATCCGGCACCGGAGGGCATCACATTAGCTGGACAAAAGGGAACGTACATTGCCGTGCCGGTGGAATATAAGCGCGGAAAACCAAAGCCGCACAATGCAGATGAAATGCAGCTTATGGCGCAGGCAATGTGTCTGGAAGAGATGCTTATGACCAGAATTCCAAAGGGCTATTTGTATTATGGAGAAACGAGACGCAGAACGGAAGTGCTGTTTACAGAGGAATTGAGACAGAGTGTACGGTCTTGTTTTGAAGAAATGCATGCATATTACAGCAGAAAATATACACCGATGGTAAAGACAGGCACATATTGCAGGCAGTGTTCCTTAAACAACATCTGTCTGCCGGAACTTTCCGGAGCACAGCCTGCGGATGCCTATGTGTCGGAGATGTTAAAGGAGGAATTGCAATGA